A window from Leptothermofonsia sichuanensis E412 encodes these proteins:
- a CDS encoding endonuclease MutS2 — protein MIQAETLELLEWSRLCRHLSTFAATKLGAIAAQHLKIPVRLEDTQTLLHQTQETCELENRLTRGLSFEGISDVGESLERAILKGILSGEELLAIATTLAGTRNLRRVIDDHPDLETLNQLVADLRTYPELEQEIHRCIDDRGQVADRATPKLAGIREQQRQLRDRVYDILQGILQRKASAIQEHLITQREGRFVIPVKAPQKDAIPGIVHDISVSGATLYVEPQPTVNLNNQLRQLQRQEEAEAEAIRRTLTRQVAAVKADLERLLAIATTLDLATARARYSLWIEGNPPRFIQPSEPIVLRHLRHPLLIWQQRHEQGKPVVPIDLVIQPQIRVVAITGPNTGGKTVTLKTLGLAVLMAKVGLFVPAREPVELPWFDQILADIGDEQSLQQSLSTFSGHIRRISRILEALGGEGQRQGKQEDVEDVEDVGEASNSFTTHNPEPTIVPQSLVLLDEVGAGTDPTEGSALAIALLKYLADHARLTIATTHFGELKALKYQDERFENASVEFDDVSLSPTYRLLWGIPGRSNALAIARRLGLKEEIVNQAQTYAGGASEEVNQVIAGLEAQRRRQEKKSEEAAKILDHAERLHQEVARKAASLKEREQQLQQAQEQAIQAAIAQAKQEIAQVIRQLQQGPMTAQAAQQATDAINTIADRQLPSRQQPKPKPGFQPQVGDRVRIPRLGQTAEVLTAPDDNDELTVRFGFMKMTVSLEDVESLDGEKPVSQQERRNKGAGTGNRKSISPASSNASETSAEKPSLPSDTPLIRTSRNTLDIRGSRVADAEPLIERAIAEAPEAGVLWIIHGHGTGKLRQGVHAFLQQHPQIERFELAKREDGGAGVTIAYLR, from the coding sequence TTGATTCAGGCTGAAACGCTCGAACTACTGGAATGGTCTCGCCTCTGCCGTCACCTTTCAACCTTCGCGGCAACCAAGTTAGGGGCGATCGCAGCTCAACATCTTAAAATTCCCGTCAGATTGGAAGATACTCAGACGCTGCTGCACCAGACCCAGGAAACCTGCGAATTAGAAAACCGTTTAACCCGTGGTTTGAGCTTTGAGGGGATCAGCGATGTGGGGGAATCGCTGGAACGAGCCATTCTCAAGGGGATTCTGTCTGGAGAAGAACTACTGGCGATCGCCACCACGCTGGCAGGGACACGGAATCTGCGTCGGGTGATTGACGATCACCCCGATCTGGAAACCTTAAACCAGCTTGTGGCAGACCTGCGCACCTATCCAGAGTTGGAGCAGGAAATTCATCGCTGTATCGATGACCGGGGACAGGTGGCTGATCGGGCAACCCCAAAACTGGCAGGTATTCGAGAACAGCAGCGGCAATTGCGCGATCGGGTCTATGACATTCTGCAAGGCATCCTCCAACGGAAAGCCAGCGCCATCCAGGAACATCTGATTACCCAGCGAGAAGGACGGTTTGTTATCCCGGTCAAAGCGCCTCAGAAAGATGCCATTCCGGGCATTGTCCACGATATTTCCGTAAGCGGTGCAACGCTCTATGTGGAACCCCAACCCACCGTCAACCTGAATAATCAGCTCCGCCAGCTTCAACGGCAGGAAGAAGCCGAAGCCGAAGCGATCAGACGTACCCTGACCAGGCAGGTGGCTGCTGTTAAAGCCGATCTGGAAAGGCTACTGGCGATCGCCACCACCCTTGACCTTGCCACTGCCCGTGCCCGATATTCTCTATGGATCGAGGGAAATCCGCCCCGGTTTATTCAGCCTTCAGAACCAATCGTCCTCCGCCATCTCCGCCATCCTCTTCTGATCTGGCAGCAGCGCCATGAGCAGGGAAAACCCGTCGTTCCGATTGACCTGGTGATTCAACCCCAAATTCGAGTAGTCGCCATTACAGGACCCAATACTGGCGGTAAAACGGTCACACTCAAAACCCTGGGTCTGGCGGTGTTGATGGCAAAAGTAGGGCTATTTGTCCCCGCCCGTGAACCCGTTGAACTGCCCTGGTTTGATCAAATCCTGGCAGACATCGGGGATGAACAATCTCTCCAGCAAAGCCTGTCTACGTTCTCTGGACATATCCGGCGGATCAGCCGGATCCTGGAGGCTCTGGGTGGAGAGGGGCAGCGGCAAGGAAAGCAGGAGGACGTGGAGGATGTGGAGGACGTTGGGGAAGCATCCAACTCATTCACAACCCACAACCCAGAACCCACAATCGTTCCCCAATCCCTGGTGTTGCTTGATGAGGTGGGAGCGGGAACCGACCCAACCGAGGGCAGCGCTCTGGCGATCGCCCTGCTCAAGTACCTGGCAGATCATGCCAGGTTGACCATTGCCACAACCCATTTTGGCGAACTGAAGGCATTGAAATATCAGGATGAGCGATTTGAGAATGCTTCTGTGGAATTTGATGATGTCTCGCTGTCCCCCACTTACCGGTTGCTATGGGGGATTCCAGGACGATCAAATGCACTGGCCATTGCCCGTCGCCTGGGATTGAAGGAGGAGATCGTCAACCAGGCACAGACCTATGCCGGTGGCGCATCAGAAGAGGTGAATCAGGTCATTGCCGGGCTGGAAGCGCAACGCCGGCGGCAGGAAAAAAAATCTGAGGAAGCCGCTAAGATTTTGGACCATGCTGAACGGCTCCACCAGGAAGTTGCTCGCAAAGCCGCCTCCCTGAAAGAACGGGAACAGCAACTTCAGCAGGCACAGGAGCAGGCAATCCAGGCGGCGATCGCTCAGGCAAAACAGGAAATTGCTCAGGTCATCCGTCAGTTGCAGCAAGGTCCGATGACTGCCCAGGCAGCACAGCAAGCCACAGATGCGATTAATACGATTGCTGATCGCCAACTGCCTTCTCGCCAACAACCTAAGCCAAAACCCGGCTTTCAACCCCAGGTGGGCGATCGCGTCCGCATTCCCCGTCTTGGGCAAACGGCTGAGGTCTTGACTGCCCCTGACGATAACGATGAACTCACCGTCCGCTTCGGCTTCATGAAAATGACCGTCTCCCTGGAGGATGTAGAATCCCTGGATGGGGAAAAGCCCGTGAGTCAGCAGGAGCGGCGGAACAAGGGAGCAGGTACCGGAAACCGAAAATCCATTTCCCCTGCCTCTTCCAACGCTTCAGAAACGAGCGCGGAGAAACCGTCTCTTCCCTCTGACACCCCCCTCATCCGCACGTCTCGCAACACCCTTGACATTCGCGGCAGTCGCGTGGCGGATGCAGAACCTCTGATTGAACGGGCGATCGCTGAGGCACCGGAGGCAGGGGTCCTCTGGATTATCCACGGGCATGGAACGGGCAAACTGCGCCAGGGAGTCCATGCTTTTTTACAGCAGCATCCCCAGATTGAACGTTTCGAGTTAGCCAAACGGGAGGATGGAGGGGCGGGTGTGACGATTGCTTACCTGCGCTAA